A single Carassius carassius chromosome 3, fCarCar2.1, whole genome shotgun sequence DNA region contains:
- the LOC132128185 gene encoding leucine-rich repeat LGI family member 2-like, with translation MIGPALRMERCAMSWNTTDFIPLHSVSTESLSVDTFSHKKDVYVAIAAPNIESCMVLQWDHIEMNFRSYDNITGQSIVGCRSVIIQEQVFVIVAQLFGGSHIYKFDEDQSKFTKFQDIEVSKISKPNDIEAFQIGNDWFFIIADSSKAGLSTLYKWNDKGFYSYQSLHEWFRDTDAEFVNLDGKAHLILASRSQVPVIYQWSRSTQKFALQGEIPNMEDVVAVKTFWIKEDLYLAMTRYIGDSKVLHWTAKEFSEVQALPSRGSMILQPFSFKERYYLALGSDYTFSQIYLWDAEEKVFVRFKEVYIQSPRSFTVVSTDRRDFLFASSFKGSTQIFEHIIIDLSL, from the exons ATGATAGGCCCAGCTCTGCGAATGGAAAGATGTGCAATGTCTTGGAACACTACAG ATTTCATTCCTCTCCACTCTGTGTCTACTGAGTCATTGTCTGTGGACACGTTCTCCCACAAGAAAGACGTGTATGTGGCCATCGCTGCTCCCAACATAGAGAGCTGCATGGTGCTCCAATGGGACCACATCGAGATGAACTTCAGGAGTTACGACAACATCACAG gtcagTCCATAGTTGGCTGCAGGTCTGTGATCATCCAGGAGCAGGTGTTTGTCATCGTTGCTCAACTCTTTGGTGGTTCCCACATCTACAAGtttgatgaagaccaaagcaagtTCACGAAGTTCCAAGACATTGAGGTATCCAAGATTTCCAAGCCGAATGACATTGAGGCATTTCAGATCGGCAATGACTGGTTCTTCATCATCGCTGACAGCTCGAAGGCTGGACTTTCTACTCTCTACAAATGGAACGACAAGGGCTTCTACTCCTACCAGTCACTTCACGAATGGTTTCGTGATACAGACGCAGAGTTTGTGAATTTGGACGGTAAGGCCCATCTTATCCTAGCGAGCCGTTCCCAAGTACCGGTCATTTACCAGTGGAGCAGGAGCACTCAGAAGTTTGCCTTGCAAGGGGAAATCCCTAACATGGAAGATGTAGTCGCTGTCAAGACCTTCTGGATCAAGGAGGATCTTTATCTGGCCATGACCCGATACATCGGCGACTCCAAAGTCTTGCATTGGACTGCAAAGGAGTTCTCAGAGGTCCAGGCCCTTCCTTCGAGAGGCTCCATGATCCTGCAGCCATTTTCCTTCAAAGAAAGGTACTACCTGGCTCTGGGAAGCGACTACACCTTCTCGCAGATCTATCTATGGGATGCAGAGGAGAAGGTTTTTGTGCGTTTCAAGGAAGTCTACATCCAGTCTCCTCGCTCCTTCACTGTGGTCTCCACTGACCGGAGGGACTTCCTATTCGCCTCCAGTTTTAAGGGCAGCACACAGATTTTTGAGCATATCATCATTGATCTCAGTCTTTGA